The sequence ACGCCCATGCAGAGTCTCTTTGGATGTGGAGAGGTAGAGCAGCACTTCCCTTTTTTGAGTTGCCATAAGAGGCACCAACGCCgtgctccttcctccctccatcATCCCCCAGTGTAACAGCTCCATAGTTAAACAGCTTCTGCATCCTCTTCCCCATCAGCAAGGGCAGCTGGTGGTGCTGCCAGGCAAGAGTCCAACTCCTCAGGAGCTCCGCTGCGATGCGCCATCCAGGATCTGCTGGGCGATACGAGTCAAGGCGGGGAAGGCAGAGCTCTTGGGAAACTCTTGGATGAAGTCTCTGCCTTCCTCCAAGCTCTGGCTGAGTTGGGGGTCCAGAGGAACAGAGCctgagggagaggaggagagaggagtgTGATTGCTTGTTCATCACAAGGCAAAGGCTTTGACTGAGGACTGGAGAAAAACTCCTGCCAGAGGCATCTccaggggcagcagcagaaaaaggcaACCACTACTCTCACCAGGCCCTCCAGCAGTTACTTCTCACCTCTCTCTGGTTCTGAAATACCACCAGACCATGGTTCTTCGTGAGACTCTGTCCTACTCTGATCCCAGCCCCACCCATAGGGCAGGGTTCAGCCCTCAGCACCCATTTCTCAGGGCATTTCAGGAGGGCTGGGTGGCTTCAGGCTTGGTTGCTTGTCACCACGATGTTAGCAGCCAGAGCAGGCACTGCTCATCgctgcctctgctccagcaggactGGATGCCCACTGTGTTCAGTATGGATGGTAGAGAAGCAACTTCACCTTGCTTCTGACCAGCCCAGGGGCTCACAGGGACAAAGAGAACAACCCGCCTGCCCCGGTGACAGACCGTGCCCCTCAAGcactcccacagcagcacacaaaTGTCACCAAGGTGGGCTCTACTCCAGAGTCCACTCACCTAGAAAGGGGACCCCGGCATGTTTGGCCAGCTCTTCACCTCCCCCTTTGGAAAAGATGTTTGTGCACtcctgaaggaagaagaaaatagcagtGAGTCATGAACCTCAGCAGAGAGCTCTGAGCAACGTGGCAGGCACTGTCTGTGCACAGGAGTGCCAGCTCCCATCCACCTTCCTGCCACAAAGGACTGACTTTGCCCCTGCCTTCCCCCAGCTCTGTTTTGGAAAGAACCAGTGGCTTCTTCCAGAGCTCACACAGTAGCTGGCAGCTGCTCATCTCCCAGGTTCACGGCATCCTTGTGGCATTCCACTGATTCTTCCACCTGAGGCACTGCAGTGTGTGATGCCCAGACGTGAACAAGAACCCAAAATAGACCAACCAATAAGCTCACCGAGCAGTGTGGGCAAACGAAGCCACTCATGTTCTCAACAATGCCAAGAACTCGCAAGCCTGTCTTCTTGCAGAACGTCAGCTCTCGCCTCACGTCTCCCACAGACACTGCCTGCAGGGAGAACAGGTAAGGTCAGAGCCGTCTGTCTGTCTAGATGTCTGTGTGGAGTAGGAATGTACACAGACACAAAACATGCAGCATAACTGGCAATGTGGATTAAGAGATGTTCTCTAGCCATTGCTGGCCATAGCTTGGACCAAGTCCTCCACTGAGAGGAACTGCACACAGAGGCCGTGCTGGAGGATGGGTGACAGCATTATTTGGGGTGCAAAGTCCCCCACTAACTGTGCCAAGAGAGCCTGCTCTAGCTCAGCACCAGCAAGCTGCCTTACCTGAGGTGTTGTGACTAGGATTGCTCCCAGCGGCTTGTAGGGCCGCAGGGCCTCCACTGTGGAGATGTGCTCATCAGAGGTGCCTGGAGGCGTGTCCACGATGAGGAAATCCAGTTCTCCCCAGGCCACATCAGTAACAAATTGCTTTATcaaagctgcaaaaataaaaggtgtGCCGTCTGAATGATCTGAACCCACTCAGGGAAGACAGCCCTGGAGAACGAGGGTCATGGCCTGAAGAATGACTTGCCCAAAAGAGGCTTGCCCACGGCAGGAGCCAGGATCAGCCCCAAGAGGGTTTGGAAGGTGAAGGTTTCACTCCTAACAGTGAAATACAACTGTACCATTTTTCTTGGGTCCTCTCCACACCACAGCATCATCCGGCTTCTCCAGCAGGAAGCCGATGGACATCAGTGAGATGCTCTTCTCCTGGTCCACAAAGACCGGCACCCAGCCGGCGTCACACTGGTGCACATCATTGTCCTGCACCTTGAACATGCGGGGTATGCTGGGGCCACACAGGTCCACGTCCAGGATCCCCACCTGCAGCGATGAAGCAGAGCCATTCAGATGGGCCTGAGCACAGTCACGGCCCTCAGCTCCGTTTTTTCCCCAGGCAAGAGGAGGCAGCACTCTCCTCTAGGCCAAGAACCAGAGCAGCAGGTTTGAAGCACAACTTCAAAGAGTTGCTTCAAGTTTTCACTGCCATCTCAACCTCCTTCCCTCCAAGGAAGCATCTCCTGGGTATTTACAAGCACTCTGGGGAAACTTCTACTCCTGGGACCCATCAGAACCTCAGAGGGATTGGCTCCACTGAGCCTTTACAAATTCCTCCTGGAAATCAGCCAGCCTCGTGCCCACAGGTCCCCTTAGTGCCTGAAGCACCATTGTCCTTCAGCTTGCCCACCTCACTCCACCAAGGAGCACACGCTACTATACAAGCCAGCAAGTCATTTCTCAGCACCCTGGtttcaaaaataacagcaaaagaagTTTTAGACAGCATTAGTCTCTTGGATAAAGGAGAAAGGAACCGTGCTGTTAGGTGTGTTGGACTTTTCCGGATCGGGAAAGCACAGATCCTTGACAAAGGATCTTCATGTACGCGGGAAGCATAAAGGACAAGGAGGACCATGCCAAGGGGATGTTGGGAAGGACCAGTCGGAGATCAGCATCCCAGCCCTTCACTCACCTTCTTGCCCGAGTGCCGCAGCGACAGAGCCAGCTCGGTGCTGATGGTGCTCTTCCCCACACCGCCCTTCCCGGACAGCACCAGCACGATGTGCCGCACACCGCCCAGGTTGCTTCTCTctgggagaagggagagcagGGACAGGCTTCAGAGCCCCTTCTAAGAAGTGTAAGGGAGAGGGGTAAATAGGTGCAGAGTGTTTTGGCTGCCCGAGGAGTAGAGGAAGAGCTCTGTGATGACCTCAGCGCTCGGGCAGCACGGCGATGAATGCCCGCGGGACTCCGTCATGACCGGTGCTgcgggggccgggccgggccgggaggcGGCGGTGGGGTCAGCCCGTGGCGCTTCTTCCCTCCGTGTCGCGCTGCTCTCGGCCCCGGGCCCCGCTTCTCACCGTGCCCGTCCATCTGGGGCCGATTTCCCCGAGGGCCTGGAGCAGCTCGGACCGGGAGCTCAGGGAAGCGCAGCCAACAACACCGGCCGGGTGCGCGTTCCCGGGCGCCCCGTCACGGGCGGCAGTTGAGTCACCGGCCCGCCCCGTGCCGGGCTTCGCCACAGAACCGACATCACACCGGCACCACAGCGGCGCCGCGGCCATGGAGCCCGCTCCCAGCACGGCGGACCTCATCCGCGCCTCCACCGAAGGTAAGAGCGCAAAGGAACCGGGGACAGGGCGGGACAGGGGTGAGGGGAGGCAATAAGAACGAAACGGGAAGGGTGGCACGGAACCCCTCAGGGCGGCGGCACCAAGAGCCCCGCACCAGGCCTGGGCCCAGGCCCACGGCGCTGCCCGCACACAGCCGGCGGCAAGGCCCAGGCACACAGCGGCTGCCCACCGGGAACTAGGCCCAGCCGCCTCAGGGCCCCGCCAGGCCCCGGCACTCCCCAGGAGCCGGAGTGGGAAGACCGGGACCGTGGGAACACGAGACACACGCAGCCCAGGCAGGCACCAAGCGCCATACCAACTACAACCCCGCACCGCTCacccgccgcctcctcctccatGCTGCTGCGCGGCACAACTCTCTTCCGCCTTTCGCCGGTAAAGCCCCGCCCCCTTCCAACTGGCAGGCTCCGCCTCCAATAGCGGGCCGCGCCCTTCCCAGAGGCCCGCCCCCACGGGCCCCGCGGCCAGTCACAGCCGCTTCCCACCCACTCCCGCCAGCCAATGGACTCCGTGCTTTCTCGTCCGCTTTGGTCACCCAATAGAGCGGCTCCTCGGAGATAGACAAGCGACACAGCCAATGGCATAGAGACCCCGCAGGCACAACCCCCTCCCCGTCCCTCAGCCTTGAGCGACGGGGCTCTCAACCAATTACAAGATGGTTCCAAGAGGGAGTAGCGAATAGGAGGCTGGGAGGGCGGTGCTCCAAGAGGATTGTTTATGTCCCGGGAGGGGAAAGTAGGTCGGAACGCGGCGGCGGGGCcaggccgggccgggccgagccgagAGGGGCCCGGAGCGGGGTCGGTGAGCGAGActggggctgggagaggggagCGAAGGCTGAGCAGGGCCCGAGTCCATAGAGCTGCGCTGCGGGGCTCTGAGCGTTGCGGCCTGGTCGAGGGAGCGGAGGCCGTGAAGCAGCGCGGCCTGTGGTGAGGCCTTGACGGGCCCAGAGCCTCTCTAGGACACGCGCCGCGCCCGTCCGTGAGCAGTAGGCCCCGGGGAGAGGGGAGAGTCCCCCgagcccccagcactgctcctcgGGAGCACCCCCAGTTCTGTGCGGCCCGCTGGGCCGGGCTTGGCTGCTGCTCCGGGGCTGAGGCGCAGCGGGAGGGGGCACGGGAGCCCCGTGGCAACCCTCAGCCCCACGTCTGCCGGGCCCTAGCAGGGCGAGGAGGTGCCGTGCAGGTGTGGTGTGCGGCTCTGATGGGGGCTGAGTGAGGGGAGCGGGTCCAAGAGGCAGGAGGAGGCCCAGCTGTGTGGGTGCCGGCTGTGGGGAGTTGGTTTCTACAGAGAGAAACTTCAGGAAGAATGAA comes from Numida meleagris isolate 19003 breed g44 Domestic line chromosome 13, NumMel1.0, whole genome shotgun sequence and encodes:
- the NUBP2 gene encoding cytosolic Fe-S cluster assembly factor NUBP2 isoform X1 yields the protein MEEEAAGERCGVVVERSNLGGVRHIVLVLSGKGGVGKSTISTELALSLRHSGKKVGILDVDLCGPSIPRMFKVQDNDVHQCDAGWVPVFVDQEKSISLMSIGFLLEKPDDAVVWRGPKKNALIKQFVTDVAWGELDFLIVDTPPGTSDEHISTVEALRPYKPLGAILVTTPQAVSVGDVRRELTFCKKTGLRVLGIVENMSGFVCPHCSECTNIFSKGGGEELAKHAGVPFLGSVPLDPQLSQSLEEGRDFIQEFPKSSAFPALTRIAQQILDGASQRSS
- the NUBP2 gene encoding cytosolic Fe-S cluster assembly factor NUBP2 isoform X2, yielding MEEEAAERSNLGGVRHIVLVLSGKGGVGKSTISTELALSLRHSGKKVGILDVDLCGPSIPRMFKVQDNDVHQCDAGWVPVFVDQEKSISLMSIGFLLEKPDDAVVWRGPKKNALIKQFVTDVAWGELDFLIVDTPPGTSDEHISTVEALRPYKPLGAILVTTPQAVSVGDVRRELTFCKKTGLRVLGIVENMSGFVCPHCSECTNIFSKGGGEELAKHAGVPFLGSVPLDPQLSQSLEEGRDFIQEFPKSSAFPALTRIAQQILDGASQRSS
- the NUBP2 gene encoding cytosolic Fe-S cluster assembly factor NUBP2 isoform X3 — translated: MFKVQDNDVHQCDAGWVPVFVDQEKSISLMSIGFLLEKPDDAVVWRGPKKNALIKQFVTDVAWGELDFLIVDTPPGTSDEHISTVEALRPYKPLGAILVTTPQAVSVGDVRRELTFCKKTGLRVLGIVENMSGFVCPHCSECTNIFSKGGGEELAKHAGVPFLGSVPLDPQLSQSLEEGRDFIQEFPKSSAFPALTRIAQQILDGASQRSS